TGCTTTTAATATTGAAAATGTAAAAGATATTGACGAAATTGGATACGAACAAACATTAGATGGCTTATATGTCGTTGTAGCTGAAAAAGACGTATGGTATTTTGATGATGATCAGCTCAATATTGACGTTAAACATGACGAAATTACGTATGAAGCCCAATCAAAATAAAAAACATGAGAACTAGGAACATATCTCTATTTTGTTCCTTATAGAAAAGGTTGAGAAGATGTATTCTCAACCTTTTTTTGATTTAGTTTAATGTCAACTCTTTTTCTACACCTGCTTGGTTTTGCTCATCAACTTTACGATAAACATCAAACCAATTCGGAAAACGTTTATCGAGGCGTAATGGTTTGCGATCATCTTTTGTAATAATGACATTATCAGTAAAACCTGTAGTCACAATTTCACCATTTTCATTATATATTTCATATTGATATCTTGAGCGTAATTTCGAAAATTTT
The sequence above is a segment of the Staphylococcus hyicus genome. Coding sequences within it:
- a CDS encoding HesB/YadR/YfhF family protein; translation: MQLEFTTEAIEWFKKELELPQEGKALHFFVRYGGEFQLKQGFSPAFNIENVKDIDEIGYEQTLDGLYVVVAEKDVWYFDDDQLNIDVKHDEITYEAQSK